A stretch of DNA from Methanoplanus endosymbiosus:
CCTTGATTATACTGTCTGTAATTGAACCTGTCATGAAGACTCCTGGCTTATAGATTAATATTTTCAGAACTGAAGAGAAGGATATTTCCTTTAAAATAAGTCTCAGTTTTCTGTTGTAGTTTTCCGGCAATCCAAAAATAATCCGGGGGAACATTTTGGACTTTTTACTTAATTTTAGTTATGGTTGATCTTTTACATCCGGTCACTTTCATCTGAAAGTTTCCGGCAGACACAATACCTGCAAAGAGAGGAACTGTCCTTAACATATCTGCTCTTTTCGCTGCAATAAAATAACCCGCCCTTCCTGATTATTGTAATCAACCCGGTCTTTGACATCTCCGGAGGATGCAGCGGTTTTTTGGCAATAAAAGTGAGATACAGGGAGACATTTAAGGTATAGATTTTCAGTTCAGAATCCCCGGGCGCATAGGTATCAAGGTACTTAACGAAAGCTTTGGTGAAACTTTCAACCCGGAAAGGGTCTATATCAAAGTCAGGGGAAATCCCGTTAAGGTCGCAG
This window harbors:
- a CDS encoding DUF2115 domain-containing protein, translated to MKASELLTHIRSELIKISDYTSEIENKALSFREEKTDVSAYLREYNYSAFKDICDLNGISPDFDIDPFRVESFTKAFVKYLDTYAPGDSELKIYTLNVSLYLTFIAKKPLHPPEMSKTGLITIIRKGGLFYCSEKSRYVKDSSSLCRYCVCRKLSDESDRM